One Vigna unguiculata cultivar IT97K-499-35 chromosome 7, ASM411807v1, whole genome shotgun sequence genomic region harbors:
- the LOC114191683 gene encoding glycogen synthase kinase-3 homolog MsK-1: protein MTSVGVAPTSGLREASGHGAAGVDRLPEEMNDMKIRDDREMEATVVDGNGTETGHIIVTTIGGRNGQPKQTISYMAERVVGHGSFGVVFQAKCLETGETVAIKKVLQDKRYKNRELQTMRLLDHPNVVSLKHCFFSTTEKDELYLNLVLEYVPETVNRVIKHYNKLNQRMPLIYVKLYTYQIFRALSYIHRCIGVCHRDIKPQNLLVNPHTHQVKLCDFGSAKVLVKGEPNISYICSRYYRAPELIFGATEYTTAIDIWSVGCVLAELLLGQPLFPGESGVDQLVEIIKVLGTPTREEIKCMNPNYTEFKFPQIKAHPWHKIFHKRMPPEAVDLVSRLLQYSPNLRCTALDALTHPFFDELRDPNTRLPNGRFLPPLFNFKSHELKGVPAEILVKLVPEHARKQCPFLGL from the exons ATGACATCCGTTGGTGTGGCGCCAACTTCGGGTTTGAGAGAAGCCAGTGGACATGGAGCAGCAGGTGTTGATAGGTTGCCGGAGGAGATGAACGATATGAAAATTAGGGATGATAGA GAGATGGAAGCCACAGTTGTTGATGGCAATGGAACGGAGACCGGACATATCATTGTGACTACCATTGGGGGTAGAAATGGTCAGCCGAAGCAG ACTATAAGCTACATGGCAGAACGTGTTGTAGGTCATGGATCGTTTGGTGTTGTCTTCCAG GCTAAGTGCTTGGAAACTGGTGAAACTGTGGCTATCAAAAAGGTTCTTCAAGACAAGAGGTACAAGAACCGGGAGCTGCAAACAATGCGCCTTCTTGACCACCCAAATGTTGTCTCTTTGAAGCACTGTTTCTTTTCAACCACTGAAAAGGATGAACTATACCTTAATTTGGTACTTGAGTATGTTCCCGAAACAGTTAATCGTGTGATCAAACATTACAACAAGTTGAACCAAAGGATGCCTCTGATATATGTGAAACTCTATACATACCAG ATCTTTAGGGCATTATCTTATATTCATCGTTGTATTGGAGTCTGCCATCGGGATATCAAGCCTCAAAATCTATTG GTCAATCCACACACACACCAGGTTAAATTATGTGACTTTGGAAGTGCAAAGGTTTTG GTAAAAGGCGAACCAAATATATCATACATATGTTCTAGATATTACAGAGCACCTGAGCTTATATTTGGAGCAACTGAATATACTACAGCCATTGACATCTGGTCTGTTGGATGTGTCTTAGCTGAGCTGCTGCTTGGACAG CCTTTGTTCCCTGGTGAGAGTGGAGTTGATCAGCTTGTTGAGATTATAAAG GTTCTCGGCACTCCAACAAGGGAAGAGATTAAATGCATGAACCCTAACTATACAGAATTTAAATTCCCACAGATTAAAGCACATCCATGGCACAAG ATCTTCCACAAGCGCATGCCTCCAGAGGCTGTTGATCTGGTATCTAGACTACTACAATACTCCCCTAACTTGCGGTGCACAGCT TTAGATGCTCTGACGCATCCTTTCTTTGATGAGCTTCGTGATCCAAATACTCGCTTGCCAAATGGCCGATTCCTTCCAccactatttaattttaaatctcaTG AACTGAAAGGAGTCCCAGCTGAGATTTTGGTGAAATTGGTTCCAGAACATGCGAGGAAGCAATGCCCGTTTCTTGGCTTGTGA